From a region of the Coffea arabica cultivar ET-39 chromosome 3e, Coffea Arabica ET-39 HiFi, whole genome shotgun sequence genome:
- the LOC113737071 gene encoding UDP-glycosyltransferase 92A1-like, whose protein sequence is MTGLKEYMVMIPFMAHGHLIPFLDLAKKIQQRTGFAITLVSTPLNVKYLENTISKDSSQESQINLESLPFNSVEHGLPPNTENTGALSLDLIIKLFQAAANLEDPFRRLIAKVIEKEGRPPLCIVSDIFVGWATAVAKDFETINVTFTTGGAYGTAAYVSLWQNLPHRSSGKDEFSLPGFPDSCRFHITHLHRYLQAADGTDEWSKFFQPQISKSLGSLGWLCNTVEEIEPFGLDVLRKYIKLPVWCIGPLLPPQMLEQDSSSESKIISQPSGREPGLPTEKCLEWLDSHPESSVLYISFGSQNTISPSQMMALAMGLEHSGKPFIWAIRSPFGFDPKGEFKAEWLPEGFEERMAQTNQGLLVHKWAPQLEILRHKSTGAFLSHCGWNSIMESLSQGVPMIGWPLAAEQGYNSKLIMEEMGVGIELTRGLQSHLEKEDVERVINTVMEKGGKGEEMKRKAAEIRGLIRAAVREDEGHKGSSLQAIDDFISAVLSKRKVLTAS, encoded by the coding sequence ATGACTGGCTTGAAGGAGTATATGGTGATGATACCATTCATGGCTCATGGCCATCTAATCCCTTTCTTAGATTTAGCCAAGAAAATTCAACAAAGAACTGGCTTCGCCATCACCCTGGTTAGCACCCCTCTTAATGTCAAGTACCTCGAGAATACCATATCAAAGGATTCATCCCAAGAATCCCAAATCAACTTAGAATCTCTTCCTTTCAACAGTGTTGAACATGGCTTGCCACCAAATACTGAGAACACTGGGGCCTTGTCCTTGGACCTTATCATCAAACTCTTTCAGGCTGCAGCTAATCTTGAAGACCCCTTTCGCCGTCTCATCGCAAAAGTCATCGAAAAGGAGGGACGTCCTCCGTTGTGCATAGTTTCTGATATTTTTGTAGGGTGGGCTACTGCTGTAGCAAAGgattttgaaactataaatgTAACTTTCACCACAGGTGGTGCCTATGGCACTGCTGCCTATGTTTCATTATGGCAGAACCTCCCTCATCGATCCTCCGGCAAAGATGAGTTCAGTCTTCCTGGTTTTCCTGATTCATGCCGGTTCCATATCACCCATCTGCATAGATATCTGCAAGCTGCAGATGGTACTGATGAGTGGTCAAAGTTTTTTCAGCCACAGATATCAAAATCTTTGGGATCTCTTGGATGGTTATGCAATACAGTGGAGGAAATTGAGCCTTTTGGCTTGGATGTGCTCAGGAAATACATAAAACTCCCAGTTTGGTGCATTGGACCTCTTCTTCCACCACAAATGCTTGAACAAGATTCTTCTTCAGAATCCAAAATCATCAGTCAGCCCAGCGGGAGAGAACCAGGATTGCCTACAGAGAAATGCCTGGAGTGGCTGGACTCACATCCCGAGAGTTCTGTTCTTTACATCTCTTTTGGTTCCCAGAACACTATAAGTCCTTCTCAGATGATGGCATTAGCTATGGGGTTAGAGCACTCTGGGAAACCATTCATTTGGGCTATTAGGTCTCCTTTTGGCTTTGATCCTAAAGGTGAATTCAAGGCTGAGTGGTTACCAGAAGGTTTTGAGGAAAGAATGGCACAAACAAATCAAGGATTGTTAGTGCATAAATGGGCACCCCAATTGGAGATTCTTCGTCACAAGTCAACAGGGGCATTTTTGAGCCATTGTGGATGGAATTCAATCATGGAGAGTTTGAGTCAAGGTGTTCCCATGATTGGTTGGCCACTTGCAGCTGAACAAGGGTACAACTCAAAGTTGATAATGGAGGAAATGGGAGTTGGTATTGAGTTAACTAGGGGATTACAGAGTCATCTAGAGAAGGAGGATGTGGAGAGGGTAATAAATACTGTGATGGAGAAAGGAGGCAAAGGAgaggaaatgaaaagaaaggcagCTGAGATAAGAGGGTTGATAAGGGCTGCTGTAAGGGAAGATGAAGGACACAAAGGGTCTTCTTTGCAAGCTATAGATGATTTCATCTCTGCAGTTTTGTCCAAGAGAAAAGTTCTTACAGCATCTTAA